DNA from Paludisphaera mucosa:
ATCTCAGAAGTAGAGCTGGAATCGCATCCAGAACATATCGGCCGTCTTCTGCATCCCCCCCGGCCGGTAGACGACCGGGTCGTCGAAGTCGCCGTGCAGCCAGAACGTGTAGATCTTGATGTACTCGTTCCAGTACCAGTTCAAGCCGACCTCGGTCGTCCGGGCCTGGTTCGACCAGAGATTCGGATCGGCGAATCCTCCGGTGAAGATCCGCTCGCCGAGGCTCAGGTCGCTGACGCGTGCCACGACCTCCCAGGCTCCCGGGCCGCGGACGCCCCCCTTCTTCGTGGGGATCAGGGGTCGCCGCGGGTAGAGCCTCGATCGCTGCTCGACGTGCTCGCCGGTCAGGAAATACCCGCCGGTGACGTAGAAGCCGGAGAACGCCACCGGGGTCGGCGACGGCCTCGAGGCGGTCGCATAGCTCCCATACCCGTATTGCCACTCGCCGATCAGCGACAGGCCCCTGTTGTAGTAGGCCGAATGGACGGAGCCCAGCAGTCGGTCGCCGCGCTCGATGACGTCCCGGTTGAGGATCAGGAAAGGGGTCGTGCCGGCCCCCGGACTGTCCGCGTTGGGGGAGCCGCCGCCGATGCGGAACGACACGGGCACGGGCGACTGGTCCTGGCGCCCGAAGGCGACCGAGCTGCCGATGTTGAGGAATCGGGCGAACCGGAACCTCTCGGACCGCTGGAACGGCCTGCCGTTGAGGTAGGCGACGAAATCCACCCCGTTGTTGAGGCTCTCGAACGAGTTGCGAGAGCCGTTGAAGATCCCGGCCGCGTAGTCGAGACGCTTGTCGAAGAGGTAGCCCCAGCCCATGGCCCCGAACTGGCGGTTCAGGCTGAGGTTGGTCGTGAACAACGACCGCTCGGGGGTCGGCAGCCAGTAATTCGAGATCGCATATTGATCGTATGGGAGGGGCGTGAAGAAGCGACCGAACCGGAACTCGAAGCGGTCGTCGAAGTGCAGGTTGATGAACGCGTTCAGCACGTTGATCGAGCCGCCGGAGCTACGGTTGATCGAAAGCTCGTACTCGACCGGCTTGGTGATGTTGCC
Protein-coding regions in this window:
- a CDS encoding OprO/OprP family phosphate-selective porin, which gives rise to MRRTLTWTSSIGGFLLMAAVGPMLRAQDAPRPVAPVPPAAVTVEQLAKRLRAMEEMNQKLARELESTKTEHEEQMNQLLKRFESLKERPPEDEEEPARMPAGPEEGPLPEQDVRNVDTYDPVPDYTEGQFAPFSPAPGYAPSKLKRGDRLRLKGTFGPGFQFQTKDEEFGLQIHYESQIEGRIWSQGDQVPANSGFFLPRQRIFFTGNITKPVEYELSINRSSGGSINVLNAFINLHFDDRFEFRFGRFFTPLPYDQYAISNYWLPTPERSLFTTNLSLNRQFGAMGWGYLFDKRLDYAAGIFNGSRNSFESLNNGVDFVAYLNGRPFQRSERFRFARFLNIGSSVAFGRQDQSPVPVSFRIGGGSPNADSPGAGTTPFLILNRDVIERGDRLLGSVHSAYYNRGLSLIGEWQYGYGSYATASRPSPTPVAFSGFYVTGGYFLTGEHVEQRSRLYPRRPLIPTKKGGVRGPGAWEVVARVSDLSLGERIFTGGFADPNLWSNQARTTEVGLNWYWNEYIKIYTFWLHGDFDDPVVYRPGGMQKTADMFWMRFQLYF